A genomic stretch from uncultured Pseudodesulfovibrio sp. includes:
- a CDS encoding 2-amino-3,7-dideoxy-D-threo-hept-6-ulosonate synthase, protein MHIGKAIRLERIFNRDTRRTIIVPMDHGVTVGPIAGLEKMRDTVTSLVAGGANAGLVHKGQVKLGHRMQGRDFGCIVHLSAGTCLSPFPNLKRLVTTVEEAIRLGADGVSVHVNLGDETEGQMLTDLGKVAASASEWGMPLLAMVYARGPKVADEYDPDAVAHCARVGAELGADVVKVNYPGDPESFARVVECACVPVVIAGGAKMKSTREFLDIVRTSIDAGGAGLSVGRNVFQHSNPTRLVEVLNRIVHEGFSVDDAVEGYEDIL, encoded by the coding sequence ATGCATATCGGAAAAGCCATACGTTTGGAAAGGATATTCAATCGCGATACCAGGCGGACAATCATTGTTCCCATGGATCATGGGGTCACAGTCGGACCTATTGCCGGACTTGAGAAGATGCGGGACACGGTTACAAGTCTGGTGGCGGGTGGGGCCAACGCCGGTCTTGTACACAAGGGACAGGTCAAGCTCGGTCACCGCATGCAGGGGCGCGACTTCGGGTGCATTGTCCATTTGTCAGCCGGTACCTGTCTGTCTCCGTTTCCCAACCTGAAGCGGCTTGTGACGACCGTGGAGGAGGCCATTCGTCTGGGGGCAGACGGGGTCAGCGTCCACGTTAATCTGGGCGACGAAACAGAGGGACAGATGCTGACCGATCTCGGCAAGGTTGCCGCTTCGGCCTCTGAATGGGGGATGCCGCTTCTGGCAATGGTCTATGCCCGTGGCCCCAAAGTGGCTGATGAGTATGATCCTGATGCCGTGGCCCACTGCGCTCGTGTGGGCGCGGAATTGGGGGCAGACGTGGTCAAGGTCAACTATCCCGGCGATCCCGAGAGCTTTGCCCGTGTTGTGGAATGTGCCTGCGTGCCCGTGGTCATTGCCGGTGGAGCAAAAATGAAATCTACTCGCGAATTCCTGGATATTGTCAGGACATCAATTGACGCCGGCGGCGCAGGACTGTCTGTCGGACGGAACGTATTTCAACATTCGAATCCGACACGGTTGGTGGAAGTCCTCAATCGTATTGTTCACGAAGGTTTCTCGGTGGACGATGCCGTGGAAGGGTACGAGGATATTCTCTAG
- a CDS encoding HEAT repeat domain-containing protein: MLDFRQFTTIGKQSVLIVLFIGLLVIPVQAADTMNTTLASDIAAMLHSQDSTERAAGIKALSESGQGCMGCFLKITDNGTTEQRRGAVLALAYMPVPELATQGLLKALSDKDTTVRSLAAHALAKIGEPAATATARLLLHPNEHVRNGAALALSKMGKPAIPALTAMLKMDDPFAKAKAAWLLGQMGDDALSAAPALIHALKDDDMRVVHVISETLDLIGPSPALVYHELTLIGTSDSQSPVARIGAKAAPTLVRLLTRPGTPMGNIALYTLARMGTVAEPALRTTLATGTEGQKVAAALLLTGIDPELANTLPEELRRSMTGAMHTQ, from the coding sequence ATGTTAGACTTTCGACAATTTACGACCATCGGCAAACAGAGTGTACTCATCGTGCTTTTCATCGGACTTCTGGTCATTCCCGTTCAGGCCGCTGACACGATGAACACGACACTGGCCTCTGACATCGCAGCCATGCTTCACAGTCAGGACTCGACGGAACGCGCTGCCGGGATCAAGGCTCTCTCTGAAAGCGGGCAAGGATGCATGGGATGCTTCCTGAAAATCACAGACAACGGGACAACCGAGCAACGACGAGGAGCCGTGCTTGCTCTGGCCTATATGCCTGTACCGGAACTGGCAACTCAGGGATTACTCAAAGCCCTGAGCGACAAGGATACGACAGTTCGGAGTCTGGCTGCGCACGCACTGGCTAAAATCGGTGAACCCGCAGCAACAGCCACTGCTCGCCTCCTGCTTCACCCCAACGAGCACGTCCGTAACGGCGCAGCTCTCGCCCTCAGTAAAATGGGAAAACCGGCTATTCCAGCCTTGACGGCCATGCTGAAAATGGATGATCCCTTTGCCAAGGCTAAAGCGGCCTGGCTGCTGGGTCAAATGGGGGATGATGCCCTGTCGGCAGCGCCAGCCCTGATCCACGCCCTTAAGGACGACGACATGCGGGTCGTGCATGTCATCAGTGAAACCCTGGACCTGATCGGCCCGAGCCCTGCGCTCGTCTATCACGAACTGACGCTGATCGGCACTTCCGACAGTCAGAGTCCAGTCGCACGCATCGGCGCCAAGGCCGCTCCCACACTGGTCAGACTGTTAACCAGACCGGGAACGCCCATGGGCAACATAGCCCTCTATACCCTGGCGCGCATGGGAACGGTTGCAGAACCGGCACTCAGGACAACTTTAGCAACTGGCACCGAAGGCCAGAAGGTTGCCGCGGCTCTGCTTTTGACCGGCATAGACCCGGAACTGGCGAACACGCTGCCAGAGGAATTGCGCCGATCCATGACCGGCGCCATGCACACACAGTAA
- a CDS encoding S24/S26 family peptidase translates to MGFTDEVRQALIDRIGPGKRYSNNKRMADELGVDPSQLNRFLKKERGLNSESLGHILDKVGVSILFGDEPVDASREVCFNLPFPSESEAALPEPQSDDYMAVPLTSPAVAVSSGLIPEDKIEGWILVWRHQESIRFRSNLVAVEVGAGERHMEPTLHSGDIIIVDRSDRDPSPAGKIMLVREPGSNGSISIKRVNTRRLDEDLELIFYSENNRIHPPTTYRLKQDFQGEITHAIGGKVVWAWNDMSRK, encoded by the coding sequence ATGGGATTCACCGACGAGGTGCGACAAGCACTCATCGACCGCATCGGCCCTGGTAAGCGATACTCCAACAACAAGCGTATGGCGGACGAACTCGGAGTTGATCCATCCCAGCTCAACCGCTTTCTGAAAAAGGAACGAGGCCTCAATTCGGAATCTCTCGGACACATTCTTGACAAAGTGGGCGTGTCAATTCTTTTCGGCGACGAGCCGGTGGATGCTTCAAGAGAAGTCTGTTTCAACCTGCCGTTCCCAAGTGAATCAGAGGCGGCTCTACCGGAACCGCAATCAGATGATTATATGGCTGTCCCGTTGACCTCACCGGCAGTCGCAGTTTCCTCCGGCCTTATTCCCGAAGACAAGATTGAAGGCTGGATACTGGTCTGGCGGCATCAGGAATCCATCCGCTTCCGCTCAAATCTGGTTGCCGTTGAGGTCGGAGCAGGCGAGCGACACATGGAGCCAACGCTGCACTCCGGCGATATAATCATTGTCGATCGAAGTGACAGAGACCCCAGTCCGGCCGGTAAGATCATGCTCGTCCGCGAACCGGGTTCCAACGGATCAATCAGCATCAAACGCGTCAACACACGACGCCTTGATGAAGATCTGGAATTGATTTTCTACTCGGAAAACAACCGTATTCACCCCCCGACGACGTACCGGCTGAAACAGGATTTCCAGGGTGAAATCACCCACGCCATCGGCGGAAAAGTTGTCTGGGCCTGGAATGACATGTCCCGCAAGTAG
- a CDS encoding DUF5675 family protein — translation METADIIRLEKGDDGTFGVLRLNGQIMCMTLEPPDMGNQVDESCIPAGEYLCSRVESPAFGRTYEIVDVPGRSHILFHQGNVVADTRGCVLLGRNFGFLDGSRGVMQSRSAFREFLDRLGGQQSFVVRVEEVC, via the coding sequence ATGGAAACAGCAGATATTATTCGTTTGGAAAAAGGTGATGACGGGACATTCGGAGTGCTGCGCCTCAACGGGCAAATTATGTGCATGACCTTAGAACCGCCGGATATGGGGAATCAGGTTGACGAGTCCTGTATCCCGGCTGGAGAGTATCTTTGCAGTCGCGTAGAGTCTCCCGCATTCGGAAGGACCTATGAGATTGTCGACGTGCCGGGGCGTTCGCACATTCTGTTCCATCAGGGGAATGTGGTAGCTGACACTCGTGGGTGTGTGTTGCTGGGGAGAAATTTTGGCTTTCTTGACGGCTCTCGTGGAGTCATGCAGTCAAGGTCGGCCTTCCGGGAATTTCTGGATCGACTTGGCGGGCAGCAGTCGTTCGTGGTCAGGGTGGAAGAGGTATGCTGA
- a CDS encoding DNA-binding protein produces the protein MLKSQDICLKGAREICDAVGENSRNIIELVRDKGLPAWKREDKGSWRALPEDLHRWIREQRDRNISNYVFRERWDTLEGDE, from the coding sequence ATGCTGAAATCACAGGATATCTGCTTAAAAGGCGCGCGCGAGATATGTGATGCCGTTGGTGAGAATTCACGAAATATCATAGAGTTGGTCCGTGACAAAGGGCTGCCGGCCTGGAAGCGGGAAGACAAGGGCTCATGGCGGGCTCTTCCCGAAGATCTGCATCGCTGGATACGTGAACAGCGAGATCGGAACATCAGTAATTACGTGTTCCGGGAGCGTTGGGATACCCTTGAAGGCGATGAGTAA
- a CDS encoding SH3 domain-containing protein, whose amino-acid sequence MIRHTFALVLTFLLLAGCAAQDPNAPVLDLVELEQNTGAYHGLPVNSPIISPEIQHQAYVQFIKEHFGPWDRTRPSLSAKEAFWGLTVYGSKKLYGENTLLRDSRWIHDMTEASRVEAYPSIGRRAITVTNSSLRVLPTNHPAFFDFNEAGEGFPFDYMQNSLILAGTPLYASHASADGAWILVESRFAFGWVQARDIAWVGTDFAKAYRTGAYVTLTTDSVPVTDSQGNYHFTGHIGTLIPVDGTTEQSFIIPVRDREGNALAIHASLPQGATETAPIPATPANFARLANTMLGLQYGWGGLYENRDCSATTMDLMAAFGIFLPRNSGKQIEFGTQISLEGLDPEEKKERILETAVPFMTLVRKPGHIMLYVGSRDNEPVVFHAIWGVKTKIGDGYGRKIIGTTAITTLEPGLEIDNLATTLLDSVSLISILP is encoded by the coding sequence ATGATCCGGCACACCTTTGCGCTTGTCCTGACGTTCCTCCTGCTGGCAGGTTGCGCGGCACAGGACCCCAATGCCCCTGTTCTGGACCTGGTCGAACTGGAGCAGAACACTGGAGCGTATCATGGTCTGCCGGTCAACTCACCGATCATATCTCCCGAAATACAGCACCAGGCATACGTTCAATTCATAAAGGAGCATTTTGGTCCCTGGGATAGGACAAGACCTAGTCTTTCTGCAAAGGAGGCATTCTGGGGACTCACCGTATACGGCAGTAAAAAATTGTACGGTGAAAACACCCTGCTCCGCGACTCCCGCTGGATACACGACATGACCGAGGCTTCACGTGTTGAGGCATATCCGTCCATAGGGCGCCGGGCCATTACCGTGACAAACTCAAGCCTGCGGGTGCTCCCCACCAATCACCCGGCATTCTTCGACTTCAACGAAGCGGGCGAGGGTTTCCCTTTCGACTATATGCAGAACTCATTGATCCTGGCCGGGACGCCACTGTATGCCTCCCACGCCAGCGCCGACGGAGCGTGGATTCTTGTGGAATCCAGATTCGCTTTCGGCTGGGTACAGGCACGAGACATAGCATGGGTGGGCACCGACTTTGCCAAGGCGTATCGCACCGGAGCATATGTCACATTGACCACTGATTCTGTTCCCGTCACCGACAGCCAGGGGAACTATCACTTCACCGGACACATCGGAACACTGATTCCCGTCGATGGGACCACAGAACAAAGCTTCATCATTCCAGTACGTGATCGTGAAGGAAACGCACTAGCCATCCATGCGAGCCTCCCTCAAGGGGCAACGGAAACAGCACCTATCCCGGCCACCCCTGCCAATTTTGCAAGACTGGCGAACACCATGCTCGGCCTCCAATACGGATGGGGCGGCCTGTATGAAAACCGAGACTGTTCGGCCACGACCATGGATCTCATGGCAGCCTTCGGCATCTTCCTGCCACGCAACTCCGGCAAACAAATAGAATTCGGTACGCAGATATCCTTGGAAGGATTGGATCCCGAAGAAAAAAAGGAACGGATTCTGGAAACAGCCGTCCCCTTCATGACACTGGTTCGCAAACCGGGGCACATCATGCTTTACGTTGGCAGCCGGGACAATGAACCTGTGGTTTTCCACGCGATATGGGGCGTCAAAACCAAGATCGGCGACGGCTATGGCCGAAAAATAATCGGAACCACAGCCATCACCACACTGGAGCCTGGCCTGGAAATCGACAACCTCGCCACGACTCTGCTCGACTCGGTCTCCCTCATCTCAATACTGCCTTAA
- a CDS encoding flavin reductase family protein, translated as MKKSLGPKTLAQPTPVWAVGAYAEDGKPNAMIAAWGGICSSDPASLTVSLRPSRYTYAGIMKHKAFTVSVCPEYLAAESDYLGMVSGKNEDKFAATGLTPTKSDCVNAPYIEEFPLIIECELTGTYEQGIHTLLIGEIKDVKCDEDKLIDGQHPDPDKVLPLIFSPGTRAYHTVSKFVGQGFSIGKKFMKK; from the coding sequence ATGAAAAAATCACTCGGCCCCAAGACTCTGGCCCAACCCACCCCTGTATGGGCAGTGGGTGCTTACGCAGAAGACGGCAAGCCCAACGCCATGATCGCGGCCTGGGGCGGCATATGCAGTTCTGATCCCGCAAGCCTGACAGTTTCATTGCGTCCATCCCGCTACACATATGCGGGGATCATGAAGCACAAGGCGTTCACCGTATCCGTCTGTCCCGAATATCTGGCTGCTGAATCAGATTACCTCGGCATGGTCTCGGGCAAAAACGAAGACAAGTTTGCAGCCACCGGCCTGACGCCGACAAAGAGCGACTGCGTGAACGCGCCGTATATCGAAGAGTTTCCGCTGATCATTGAATGCGAACTGACCGGCACCTATGAACAAGGCATCCACACTCTGCTCATAGGCGAAATCAAAGACGTCAAATGCGACGAAGATAAACTTATCGATGGCCAACACCCAGACCCGGACAAGGTTCTTCCCCTGATTTTCAGCCCTGGCACCCGTGCCTATCATACGGTTTCCAAATTCGTGGGACAGGGATTCAGCATCGGCAAAAAATTCATGAAGAAGTAG
- a CDS encoding thioredoxin domain-containing protein, which produces MTADTKLIVCPACRALNRVHAGREAEAVCGKCKTKVFEATPLELVGTTFDRHITKNDIPVLVDFYSPTCGPCLMMGPQFDDAAKRLHPKVRLAKLDTTADQAIAARFNVRAVPTLILFKSGHEIARQPGAMNAQDIVNWVNNSTR; this is translated from the coding sequence ATGACCGCTGATACCAAACTCATTGTCTGTCCGGCCTGCAGGGCTCTGAATCGCGTCCATGCCGGACGAGAAGCCGAAGCCGTGTGCGGCAAATGCAAAACCAAGGTTTTCGAAGCAACGCCGCTTGAATTGGTTGGTACGACTTTTGACCGCCATATAACCAAAAACGACATCCCGGTACTGGTGGATTTTTATTCACCTACATGTGGTCCATGCTTGATGATGGGACCTCAATTCGATGACGCAGCCAAACGCCTTCATCCCAAAGTGCGCCTGGCTAAACTGGATACAACGGCGGATCAGGCCATAGCGGCTCGCTTCAATGTCAGGGCTGTTCCCACGCTGATCCTGTTCAAGAGCGGGCACGAAATTGCTCGCCAGCCAGGTGCCATGAATGCTCAGGACATTGTAAACTGGGTCAACAACTCTACACGTTGA
- a CDS encoding PaaI family thioesterase, protein MPHVYLEQVRHKTQTVNPLFAFLGIEVDTIEPDRAVLRLPAKPELVQGAGMIAGGILATLLDEAMAHAVLAGNPQGTRTATVDMDVRYLRPAQVHDTIICEAHVVKRGSRIIFVEGIARVGDQEVARATASFLPI, encoded by the coding sequence ATGCCGCATGTCTACCTTGAACAGGTCCGCCACAAAACACAGACCGTGAATCCGCTTTTTGCCTTTCTCGGCATCGAGGTCGATACGATCGAGCCGGACAGGGCTGTTTTACGGCTGCCTGCCAAACCAGAACTGGTTCAGGGCGCAGGCATGATAGCCGGTGGCATTCTGGCGACACTGCTTGATGAAGCCATGGCTCACGCTGTACTGGCCGGCAACCCGCAAGGCACACGGACAGCCACCGTGGACATGGATGTCAGATACCTTCGACCAGCGCAGGTCCATGACACCATCATATGTGAAGCGCATGTGGTCAAACGAGGCAGCCGCATCATTTTTGTCGAGGGTATCGCCCGAGTCGGCGATCAGGAGGTCGCTCGAGCAACCGCATCGTTCCTGCCTATATGA
- a CDS encoding sugar phosphate isomerase/epimerase, whose protein sequence is MITCDLNSLMVYAMDAESTGYTGPKILLSAGCLFHLPLKLIARIGRDAGFAGMELIMNSPKLTPESGLEKVDEVLPIRSLHAPFRNWSAWGGHLNSWKATTTLANSLPQADHITMHPPGSKLVNMIQNRWFEKAYDLPLLLDAKGRIQFSLENMPWAEGSPFSKDPLEKLMAQCRDKNVGLTFDVCHMGVSGRDVLHAIDKVPNDLLYNVHFSDAVGYTEHLTPGKGSLPLENFLHRLGKRGYDRYITLELEPAAFPDDVDRTIEILSGIRITMKAQLEQGKRDADHAACLP, encoded by the coding sequence TTGATTACCTGTGACCTCAATTCGCTTATGGTCTATGCCATGGACGCAGAATCCACCGGGTACACCGGCCCCAAGATCCTGCTTTCGGCAGGGTGCCTCTTTCATCTCCCACTGAAGCTCATAGCGCGCATCGGCCGGGACGCTGGTTTTGCGGGCATGGAACTGATCATGAATTCCCCCAAGCTCACCCCTGAATCGGGGTTGGAAAAGGTTGATGAAGTCCTGCCCATACGAAGCCTTCACGCACCTTTCCGCAACTGGTCCGCCTGGGGCGGACACCTCAATTCGTGGAAAGCGACGACAACTCTGGCCAACTCGCTGCCTCAAGCCGACCACATCACCATGCACCCACCCGGCTCAAAGCTCGTCAACATGATCCAGAATCGCTGGTTCGAAAAAGCGTACGACCTGCCGCTGCTCCTTGACGCCAAGGGTCGTATCCAGTTTTCACTGGAAAACATGCCATGGGCAGAGGGATCACCTTTTTCCAAAGACCCGCTGGAAAAACTCATGGCCCAATGCCGGGACAAAAATGTCGGCTTGACATTTGATGTATGTCACATGGGAGTTTCCGGTCGGGACGTTCTTCATGCCATCGACAAAGTACCGAATGATTTGCTGTATAATGTTCATTTTTCAGATGCCGTCGGGTACACCGAACACCTGACGCCCGGCAAAGGCAGCCTACCTCTGGAAAATTTCCTTCATCGGCTTGGCAAACGTGGCTATGACCGCTACATAACACTTGAATTGGAACCAGCTGCATTCCCGGATGACGTTGACAGGACCATCGAGATCCTTTCCGGCATTCGGATAACCATGAAAGCGCAGCTGGAACAGGGAAAAAGGGACGCCGACCATGCCGCATGTCTACCTTGA
- a CDS encoding CBS domain-containing protein, translating into MLVANWMTKDVVTITPDRSMMKASKIMKDKSISRVPVVDDEGRIVGIISDRDIKDASPSKATTLDMHELYYLLSEIKIQDIMTKKPMTIRSDETVEKAAVLMLEGNFGGLPVVDENNVVVGIITDTDIFKVLVEITGVYEGGEQVCLKVSTETGSLAPVLDFLKANNARIMNIMTHNVSENESSKDVYIRIREMEKPEFKRLQEGMAEKFEVQYWTKDPVHTVL; encoded by the coding sequence ATGCTCGTAGCCAACTGGATGACCAAGGATGTCGTGACCATCACCCCGGATCGCTCCATGATGAAGGCCTCGAAGATCATGAAAGACAAATCCATCAGTCGCGTGCCCGTGGTTGACGACGAAGGCAGAATAGTCGGCATCATCTCCGACCGGGACATCAAGGACGCATCTCCGTCCAAGGCCACGACCCTGGACATGCATGAGCTGTATTATCTGCTCTCCGAGATCAAGATTCAGGATATCATGACCAAGAAACCCATGACCATCCGCTCGGACGAAACCGTTGAAAAAGCTGCGGTTCTTATGCTGGAAGGCAATTTCGGCGGTCTGCCCGTGGTGGATGAGAACAACGTTGTTGTCGGCATTATCACCGACACCGACATCTTCAAGGTGCTGGTTGAAATAACCGGAGTCTATGAAGGCGGAGAACAGGTCTGCCTCAAGGTTTCCACGGAAACCGGCAGTCTGGCCCCGGTTCTCGACTTCCTCAAGGCAAACAATGCCCGGATCATGAACATCATGACACACAATGTTTCAGAAAACGAAAGCAGCAAAGATGTCTATATTCGCATCCGCGAAATGGAGAAGCCCGAATTCAAGCGCCTCCAGGAAGGCATGGCGGAGAAATTCGAGGTCCAGTACTGGACCAAGGACCCGGTTCACACAGTCCTGTAA
- a CDS encoding tetratricopeptide repeat protein — protein sequence MRFSVLTFFLLIAMTVSCTSKMPAPPPLTAQEKELQGHQAEAADALGQAMQLMHDGEFLDVNAALDSLNRALELDPSLAGARYYRASLFFEMQRYDEALTDADTLLQSKPDHTKGHYVRGFTLLQLGDLSGAARDFTQVIQADPTIAEAYVRRGTCYDGLGRVDEAIDDYTHALALDPAHLDANYKRGMAYMSLGQFEPALRDLSQAFILDSQNSQIIMARAQASMKLGQFDRAAADLQRATALEPRRSILQALLADALAGSGDMPGAISAVRRAIGLADATGDEAMARLYRQQLDGYLDKPTP from the coding sequence ATGCGTTTTTCCGTCCTGACATTCTTTCTTCTGATCGCCATGACGGTCAGCTGCACGAGCAAAATGCCGGCACCGCCCCCTTTGACCGCCCAGGAAAAGGAACTTCAGGGGCATCAGGCAGAGGCAGCCGATGCCTTGGGGCAAGCCATGCAGCTCATGCATGACGGTGAATTCCTGGATGTAAACGCGGCTCTCGACTCCTTGAACCGAGCATTGGAGCTTGATCCATCTTTGGCAGGAGCCCGGTATTACAGGGCGTCGTTGTTTTTTGAGATGCAACGGTATGACGAAGCGTTGACTGACGCGGATACGCTGCTCCAGTCCAAACCGGATCATACCAAGGGACATTACGTGCGCGGGTTCACCCTGCTCCAGCTTGGCGATCTCAGCGGTGCTGCACGGGATTTTACTCAGGTTATTCAGGCGGACCCGACCATTGCCGAAGCGTATGTCCGTCGGGGCACCTGTTACGACGGCCTGGGCCGCGTGGACGAAGCCATCGACGATTACACTCACGCTCTCGCCCTTGACCCCGCTCATCTGGACGCCAACTACAAGCGGGGCATGGCCTACATGTCTCTTGGACAGTTTGAACCAGCCCTCCGCGACCTGAGTCAGGCATTCATTCTTGATTCGCAAAACAGTCAGATCATCATGGCCCGCGCTCAGGCGTCCATGAAACTCGGACAATTCGACAGAGCCGCCGCCGACCTCCAACGAGCTACTGCCCTTGAACCCCGCAGAAGCATCCTCCAGGCTCTTCTGGCCGACGCGCTGGCCGGTAGTGGCGACATGCCAGGAGCCATCAGTGCTGTACGGCGAGCGATCGGCCTTGCCGACGCCACAGGCGACGAGGCCATGGCCAGACTCTATCGGCAGCAGCTTGACGGGTATCTTGATAAGCCCACCCCCTGA
- a CDS encoding terminase family protein: protein MTHTMYIPREYQAKIEASLARFSVLVCHRRFGKTVLSVNRLIRAARETGRTDWRGAYIAPLYRQAKTVVWDELKRYCGLGQDDCTVKFNETELRADFENGARIRLFGANNPDSLRGMCLDGVVFDEVAQMPHRVWTEVIRPALSDRKGWALFIGTPRGKNALYEIWEKAKLDPDWFTAMYRASETGIINPDELSASGREMSPEEYEQEFECSFTAAIRGAYFGQLMSDADREGRVTSVPLDPSMPVHTAWDLGMSDSTSIWFIQAKPGGTYAVIDYYEANGEGLDHYAKILDQKGYKYGMHIAPHDIRVRELGTGKSRLEVSRSLGIRFDIAPNIPIQDGINAVRTILPCCWFDEKRCSLGIEALRHYRRSFNDRTSNFSTRPVHDWTSHAVDGFRYFAVGFRQPDTGHRASKASNDYNPFGRSYARS, encoded by the coding sequence ATGACACATACTATGTATATACCACGAGAGTATCAGGCGAAAATCGAAGCATCACTTGCGCGGTTTTCTGTGCTGGTTTGTCACCGCAGGTTCGGTAAGACCGTGCTGTCGGTCAACAGGCTTATTCGTGCAGCCAGGGAAACAGGTCGGACGGATTGGCGAGGAGCTTACATAGCGCCTCTGTATAGGCAGGCAAAGACCGTAGTCTGGGACGAACTCAAACGATATTGCGGCCTCGGGCAGGACGACTGCACCGTGAAGTTCAATGAAACCGAACTGCGTGCAGATTTTGAAAACGGCGCGCGCATCCGGCTTTTTGGTGCCAACAACCCGGACAGTTTGCGTGGCATGTGTCTTGACGGTGTGGTGTTTGATGAGGTGGCCCAGATGCCCCACCGGGTCTGGACCGAGGTTATCCGGCCTGCTCTGTCTGACCGCAAGGGGTGGGCCTTGTTCATAGGTACGCCGCGCGGCAAAAACGCTTTGTATGAGATTTGGGAGAAAGCCAAGCTTGACCCGGATTGGTTTACAGCTATGTATCGTGCTTCCGAGACCGGGATCATCAATCCGGATGAATTGTCTGCCAGCGGTCGGGAAATGTCGCCTGAGGAATACGAGCAGGAGTTCGAATGTTCGTTTACTGCCGCCATTCGCGGAGCCTACTTCGGTCAACTCATGAGTGACGCCGACAGGGAAGGTCGCGTGACCAGTGTGCCGCTTGACCCGTCCATGCCCGTGCACACGGCCTGGGATCTCGGTATGTCCGATTCCACGTCAATCTGGTTCATTCAGGCCAAGCCCGGCGGGACGTATGCGGTCATTGACTACTACGAGGCCAATGGCGAGGGGCTGGATCATTATGCCAAGATACTGGATCAGAAGGGTTACAAATACGGTATGCACATCGCGCCCCATGACATCCGGGTACGAGAGCTTGGTACAGGCAAATCGCGGCTGGAGGTGTCCCGCTCCCTTGGAATCCGATTTGATATTGCGCCGAACATTCCGATTCAGGACGGTATAAATGCTGTTCGTACGATACTGCCGTGCTGTTGGTTTGATGAAAAGCGATGTTCTCTGGGCATCGAGGCTCTTCGGCATTATCGCAGATCCTTCAATGATCGGACATCCAACTTCTCCACCCGCCCGGTACATGATTGGACAAGCCATGCTGTTGATGGGTTCCGCTACTTTGCCGTGGGATTTCGTCAGCCCGACACGGGTCACAGGGCATCGAAGGCTTCAAACGACTATAATCCGTTCGGGAGGTCTTATGCCCGTTCGTGA